TGGAGATCTACCACCAGCTGGGCGATAAGCGCAACGAGGCGGACATGCTGCGCTGTGTAGCCACCCGCGATCCTGATGGCGAAGCGCACATCAGGATGGACATGCAGGCGCTTGACCTTGCGACCGAGGCGGGTGACCGCTTCCTGATCGCGGCGATAAACGGCAACTTGAGCACCTCGCTGCACGTCCTTGACCGCGTACCGGAAGCACTGGAAGCCCTGAAGCGGGGAACGGAAGCGGCTGAGGGCGGACTCGAGCATTGTGTTGTCCACCTGTTTGCCAACCTTGCCGCGCTCCAGTTCGCCACAGGGGCGGTTGAGCAGTCGCTCATGACTTACAGGTCGATCCTTCCAGTGGCGCGCGAGTTCAGCACGATCCTGTTACCGATCATATGCCTTGAGTTGGCCGATGCCTTCACTCAATTGGGACGCTACGACGAGGCGCTGGAGCAGTATCACGAGGCGGTATCGCGGCGGCGCAACCTGTCGCCCAGCGACCAGCGGCGGCTGGACCTTTCCGGCGCATTCATCGCCTACCGTCTGAATGATCTGGCCGGAGCGCAGGCGCTGATCACGTCGGCGCTGGCAGAGATTGATGCCGACCACGTGCCGATGGCGGTCTTTTCGGAGCTGCTGATCGGAGCGGCCCGCGTGGTGCGCTGGATGATCGAGGCCGAAAAGTGGTCGGATGCCTGCGCGCTGTTCATTGTGCTTGAACGCGGTTGCCAGTGGGTCAATACGGCCACGAATAGGCTGGTCGAAAGTACGCGGATGGGCCGGGCCGAGATCGAATCGCACCTGACTAGCGACGAGCGCCGGCAGGCGCAGGCGCGCGCCGATCAGGTCGAGCCAAAGCGCGCGCTCCAGTATGTGGTGCATTTGCTGCCGGGGCTGTTCTCAATGTAGGGCGCCTTGTGCACTTTCGAGGGAGTTTGGGGTGAAACCCCAAGTTACTCGTGACTCGCGCTGAGTACACAAACAGCCGCTGGAGGTTCAAGGCGGGCAGACGGTAATATCTGGACTTGAATTGCGACTGTGGTGTACACGGCCGTGCGGGGTGCAGGGCTGCCGAAGCCAGAAATGTCAAATCGAACTTCCAGTCGTTTGGGAGTTAAAACCATATGAAATCAGGTCAGGTTGAGGATCGCACGGAATGACACTTGAGCAAGGATTGATGGTTGCAGCCGTCATATTGCTGATCGCGGTGCTGGCGAGCAAGGTTTCGGCGCGGGTCGGAGTACCGGTACTGCTGCTGTTCCTCGGGTTCGGCATGCTTATCGGCTCTGAAGGCATCGGCGGGGTGTATTTCGATGATCCGCACCTGACGCAATCGGTGGGTGTGGTGGCGCTGGTGGTCATCCTGTTCGCTGGCGGGTTGGATACGCGCTGGTCGGAAGTCGCGCCGATCCTGAAACACGGTTTGCTGCTGTCGACGGTCGGGGTCGCGCTTACGGCATTCACGGTGGGTGTATTCGCGGCATGGGTGCTGGGTCTGAGCCTGGCTGAGGGCGTGCTGCTGGGTGCGATCATCTCGTCGACCGATGCCGCGGCAGTGTTTTCGGTCCTGCGCGGGAACGGAGTACGCCTGCGCGGCCAGTTGAAATCGATCCTCGAGTTCGAATCGGGCAGCAACGACCCGATGGCGGTATTCCTCACGCTGGGGATGATTCAACTGGCGACCGGTCAGGTGGACAGCCCGATCTCCTTACTGCCGATGTTCGTCCTTCAGATGAGCATTGGTGTGGGGCTGGGCTATGCCTTCGGGCATGCAGCGTTGTTTCTGGTCAACCGGATCCGGCTTGAATACGACGGCCTTTATCCGGTGCTGACGCTGAGCCTGATGATGCTGACCTTTGGTGCGACGAGCTTGGCGCTGGGCAACGGCTTCATGGCGGTCTACGTCGCCGGACTGGTGATGCGGCGCAGCGATTTCATCCACCGGCGCAGCCTGATCGAATTCCACGATGGTCTGGCGTGGCTGATGCAGATCATTATGTTCCTCACGCTGGGGCTGCAGGTCTTTCCCTCGCAGGTCGCCGCGATAGCCCCGCAGGGCCTGGTCATCGCCGTCTTCCTGATTTTAATCGCGCGGCCGCTAAGCGTATTTGTCGGACTGCTGCCGGTTCAGATGAGCCTGCGCGAACGGATCTTCATCGCCTGGGTCGGGATGCGGGGAGCCGCGCCGATCATCCTGGCGACCTTCCCGCTGGTGGCCGGGATTCCCAGCGCGAACCTGATCTTCAACGTCGTGTTTTTCGCCGTGCTGGCCTCAGTGGCCCTGCAGGGAACGACGCTTTCGCTGGTTGCGCGCTGGCTTGGCCTGATCGCCGATGACCCGATCAGAGAGCCGGGTCTGCTGCCCCAGTTGATTGAGCAGGGGCGGATCGAAGATAACACCGTCGAGATCGAGGTCGGGCCGGACTGCAGCATGATCGGCAAGCAGGTGCTTGAACTGAAGCTGCCCCCCGATACGCTGCTGGTGCTGATCAGCCGGCAGAACGAGATTGTGGTGCCGCGCGGCACCACGGTTCTGGAAGCCCACGACCGCGTTTTGGTTCTGGCGGCGCCACAACACCGCGACGAGGTGATCCAGATGCTGACCGCGCAAACCCGCATCAGCCTGCCCGCAGCTGGCATGGATTAGCAACGTGAGTTATAGATAACTTGAGGTTTCACCCCGAACCCCAGCAGGGGTTTGCATCTCTGCACCCTTCATTCGCCTTTGGCTACGCAAGCTAAGCCAAAAGCATAGGGAAGACCAGACGGCGCAAGCCCTTTGGCGGAGGTGTGGAGTCAGCGCCTCCACAAACAAAATGCATCGCCCACACTAGGGCGACTGTGAGATGATCCGGCCGGGGCTGATGAAGGAGATGCCTTCCGTCCCTTGCGTGCTGACCATAACGGCCTCGACGATCGGTTCGTAGACGGCTTCTTCCGCCACCCATTCGACCAGGAAGTTCGCCCCCCATCCGCCGCGCTGATCGGCGCTGTCGACCACGAAGCCAAAAGTCGCCATCGGACCGATCCGCAGTGGTTCGGGGA
This DNA window, taken from Candidatus Flexicrinis proximus, encodes the following:
- a CDS encoding potassium/proton antiporter; the protein is MTLEQGLMVAAVILLIAVLASKVSARVGVPVLLLFLGFGMLIGSEGIGGVYFDDPHLTQSVGVVALVVILFAGGLDTRWSEVAPILKHGLLLSTVGVALTAFTVGVFAAWVLGLSLAEGVLLGAIISSTDAAAVFSVLRGNGVRLRGQLKSILEFESGSNDPMAVFLTLGMIQLATGQVDSPISLLPMFVLQMSIGVGLGYAFGHAALFLVNRIRLEYDGLYPVLTLSLMMLTFGATSLALGNGFMAVYVAGLVMRRSDFIHRRSLIEFHDGLAWLMQIIMFLTLGLQVFPSQVAAIAPQGLVIAVFLILIARPLSVFVGLLPVQMSLRERIFIAWVGMRGAAPIILATFPLVAGIPSANLIFNVVFFAVLASVALQGTTLSLVARWLGLIADDPIREPGLLPQLIEQGRIEDNTVEIEVGPDCSMIGKQVLELKLPPDTLLVLISRQNEIVVPRGTTVLEAHDRVLVLAAPQHRDEVIQMLTAQTRISLPAAGMD